From the genome of Candidatus Electrothrix communis, one region includes:
- a CDS encoding ABC transporter ATP-binding protein, protein MKTFLEVKQLNKTFQPDKEVEVTALRNINIAVKQGDFAVLSGPSGSGKTTLLNIIGGLDEATGGEVLLSGQVLTGLSEKELSIIRRDQIGFVFQAYNLIPVLTAKENIEYVMRLQGRDQEECDTRVMEVARKLEIETLLNKLPSQLSGGQQQRVAVARAVAATPKLILADEPTANLDSKTAASLMDMMERLNEDEGVTVIFSSHDPLVIDKARHSIVLKDGEIISDERIQ, encoded by the coding sequence ATGAAGACCTTTCTTGAAGTAAAACAGCTCAACAAAACCTTTCAGCCTGATAAAGAAGTGGAAGTGACGGCTTTGCGTAATATCAACATCGCTGTCAAGCAAGGTGATTTTGCGGTGCTCTCCGGCCCCTCCGGCAGCGGCAAGACCACCCTGCTCAATATCATCGGCGGTCTTGATGAGGCCACCGGCGGTGAAGTGCTCCTTTCGGGTCAGGTGCTGACCGGGTTGTCAGAAAAAGAGCTTTCCATTATCCGTCGTGATCAGATCGGCTTTGTCTTTCAGGCCTATAACCTCATCCCGGTGCTTACGGCCAAGGAAAATATCGAATATGTCATGAGACTCCAGGGGCGGGACCAAGAAGAATGCGATACCCGCGTCATGGAAGTGGCCCGCAAACTCGAAATAGAGACCCTGCTCAACAAACTGCCCAGTCAGCTCAGCGGAGGCCAGCAACAGCGAGTGGCTGTGGCACGGGCCGTGGCGGCGACCCCAAAGCTCATTCTTGCTGATGAACCGACCGCCAACCTTGATTCTAAAACAGCTGCGTCCTTGATGGATATGATGGAGCGGCTCAACGAGGATGAGGGGGTGACAGTCATCTTTTCCTCACATGATCCACTGGTTATAGATAAGGCAAGACACTCTATCGTCCTAAAGGACGGGGAAATTATTTCTGATGAGCGCATTCAGTAA
- a CDS encoding FtsX-like permease family protein: protein MLLTSLTTALLVFTSAWMDGSHQTMIQNAVEIYPGYLQITGREFRDKPSYDHLIFDTAAIREKLARIEGIEVSAARFESFVLYSAGEKALGGMLTGIEPEQETRLSRLAASLQSGEYLKAGDTNLVYIGNELAKRLKVGVGDEIAFVGSGADYSFAADNLRVKGIFQTGLYEFDASTAFLAREYFEQIMAAENYATHIIVMPEQPEQVEELAEKISRAIGSEYASESWLQIMAELVKAMQLDSLFGYITLGVIFIVILFVIMIYTLLTVYSRIREIGVLRAIGTTPKQVFGMLVLEGALLAAVSVVIGGLLGGMIAYYFHINPITMAGFEEQFKQYGLAVSAIPTAFQPVTIVRDMLVMFILSVLSTLYPILKINRYRPVEAMRHV from the coding sequence GTGCTGTTGACCAGCCTGACAACCGCTCTGCTGGTTTTCACCTCAGCCTGGATGGACGGCTCGCATCAGACCATGATCCAAAACGCCGTGGAAATCTATCCGGGCTATCTCCAGATTACCGGCAGGGAATTTCGGGATAAACCGAGCTACGACCACCTGATTTTCGATACAGCGGCAATCAGGGAAAAATTGGCCCGGATTGAAGGCATTGAGGTGTCTGCGGCCAGATTCGAGTCCTTTGTCCTCTATTCCGCCGGGGAAAAAGCCCTGGGCGGGATGCTGACCGGTATCGAACCGGAACAAGAGACCCGTCTGTCCCGGCTTGCCGCATCGTTACAAAGCGGCGAGTATCTCAAAGCCGGAGATACCAATCTGGTGTACATCGGCAATGAACTGGCCAAGCGACTCAAGGTCGGCGTGGGGGATGAGATCGCCTTTGTCGGGAGCGGGGCTGATTACTCCTTTGCCGCCGACAACCTGCGGGTGAAGGGGATTTTCCAGACTGGGCTCTACGAATTTGACGCCTCAACCGCCTTTCTTGCCCGTGAATACTTTGAACAGATCATGGCTGCTGAAAATTATGCCACCCATATCATTGTCATGCCGGAACAGCCGGAACAGGTTGAAGAACTTGCCGAAAAAATCAGCAGGGCTATCGGGTCGGAGTACGCCTCGGAAAGCTGGCTCCAGATCATGGCGGAACTGGTCAAGGCCATGCAGCTGGACTCGCTGTTCGGCTATATCACCCTGGGCGTTATTTTTATCGTTATCCTCTTTGTCATTATGATCTATACCTTATTAACCGTGTATTCCCGGATTCGGGAAATCGGGGTGCTGCGGGCCATCGGCACTACACCGAAGCAGGTCTTCGGGATGCTGGTGCTGGAGGGTGCCCTGCTGGCGGCAGTGAGCGTGGTCATCGGGGGGCTGCTTGGCGGGATGATCGCCTATTATTTTCATATCAACCCCATAACAATGGCTGGCTTTGAAGAGCAGTTCAAACAGTACGGCCTGGCTGTCTCGGCAATTCCGACAGCTTTTCAGCCCGTGACCATTGTCCGCGACATGCTGGTGATGTTTATCCTCTCTGTGCTGTCGACGCTTTATCCGATCCTGAAGATTAATCGGTATCGACCGGTGGAGGCTATGCGGCATGTGTAG
- a CDS encoding sigma 54-interacting transcriptional regulator has product MDENTFFREAVVRICGNLEIEEGLRDCVEFLSQHIPADNLYLERHDYDLDAMHYIARATPEKGEKMDLLVSFSQEAKAKMAELARIWQAGTFPSVFVVNNPEEEPITRHLLQALEEPSSSIMSLPLAIEDQLVGALVVLAKGNNRYTEKHARLYANLKIPFFVAMSNTMKHREILKLKDLLADDNRYLHGELHRLSGDAVVGANFGLKDVMNKVRQVATLNSPVLLLGETGVGKDVIAQTIHYSSSRGEGPFVNVNCGAIPDSLIDSELFGHEQGAFTGALSQKRGRFERADKGTIFLDEIGELPLQAQVRLLRVLQSKEIERVGGVETISLDIRIIAATNRNLEEMITQNTFREDLWFRLNVFPIQIPPLRDRKEDIPALLQHLISKKAKELNLPAVPNVFPGAVDFLMNYSWPGNVRELGNIVERAMILNPAGPLTFAHITPESSITETVPLASAEQALDLDTVVFRHIRQVLSLTNGKVNGADGAAAILGVNPSTLRNRMKKMGIAYGKQQQV; this is encoded by the coding sequence ATGGATGAAAATACTTTTTTTCGGGAAGCTGTCGTACGAATCTGCGGCAACCTAGAGATTGAGGAAGGACTTCGGGACTGTGTGGAATTTCTTTCCCAGCATATACCGGCAGACAACCTATATCTTGAACGGCATGACTACGACCTCGACGCAATGCATTACATTGCCCGGGCCACTCCTGAAAAAGGGGAAAAGATGGATCTGCTGGTTTCTTTTTCTCAGGAGGCCAAGGCAAAGATGGCCGAGTTGGCCAGGATCTGGCAGGCAGGTACGTTCCCCTCTGTTTTTGTTGTTAATAACCCTGAAGAAGAGCCTATTACTCGTCACCTTCTTCAGGCTCTTGAAGAGCCATCCTCTTCGATTATGAGCCTGCCCCTTGCCATTGAAGATCAGCTGGTAGGGGCCTTGGTTGTGCTTGCCAAGGGGAACAACCGCTATACAGAAAAACACGCCCGGCTGTACGCCAATCTCAAGATACCATTTTTCGTGGCCATGTCCAACACCATGAAGCATCGGGAGATCTTGAAGCTCAAAGACCTGCTGGCTGATGATAACCGCTATTTACACGGGGAACTGCATCGGCTCTCCGGTGATGCAGTGGTCGGGGCGAATTTCGGCCTGAAAGATGTCATGAACAAGGTGCGGCAGGTTGCCACCCTGAACAGTCCGGTCTTGCTGTTAGGAGAGACCGGGGTTGGAAAGGATGTGATTGCCCAAACCATCCATTACTCCTCCTCGCGCGGTGAAGGTCCTTTTGTCAACGTAAACTGCGGGGCAATTCCAGACAGCCTCATAGACAGTGAGTTATTCGGCCATGAACAAGGTGCGTTCACTGGGGCCTTATCGCAAAAGCGCGGTCGTTTTGAACGGGCGGATAAGGGAACAATCTTCCTTGATGAAATAGGTGAGCTTCCTCTTCAGGCTCAGGTTCGCCTGCTACGGGTGTTGCAGAGCAAGGAGATTGAACGGGTTGGAGGAGTAGAAACCATTTCTCTGGATATACGAATTATTGCGGCAACAAATCGTAATTTAGAAGAAATGATTACTCAGAATACATTTCGTGAAGATCTCTGGTTTCGGCTCAATGTTTTTCCCATCCAGATACCGCCACTTCGCGATAGAAAAGAAGATATCCCCGCTTTATTGCAACATCTTATTAGCAAAAAGGCCAAAGAACTGAATTTGCCAGCGGTGCCGAATGTTTTTCCCGGAGCAGTTGATTTCCTGATGAATTATTCTTGGCCCGGAAATGTCAGAGAGTTGGGCAATATTGTTGAGCGGGCTATGATCCTCAATCCGGCAGGTCCGTTGACCTTTGCGCATATCACGCCGGAATCCTCGATAACAGAGACCGTCCCCTTGGCTTCGGCGGAGCAGGCACTTGACCTGGATACGGTCGTTTTTCGACATATCCGGCAGGTGCTCTCCCTGACCAACGGCAAGGTGAACGGGGCTGACGGGGCAGCCGCCATTCTGGGTGTCAATCCCAGCACCCTGCGGAACCGGATGAAAAAAATGGGTATTGCTTATGGGAAACAGCAGCAAGTGTAG
- a CDS encoding GNAT family N-acetyltransferase — MKIRIANRLDIVAINIIRKEIKEDPADEHQLDDYAEDSITEEEYQVTFVCELNNNTVGYLNLSYHNGNNKNEQTAIMQIFIKETYRGKGLGEKLIIEAKKYCKRTKKFKTIILSVLKSNPAKGLYEKTGFIVSEEKDDGYWMLVNTY, encoded by the coding sequence ATGAAAATCCGCATTGCGAATAGGCTAGATATTGTAGCAATAAATATCATTAGAAAAGAGATAAAAGAAGACCCTGCCGATGAACATCAACTAGACGACTATGCAGAGGATTCAATCACCGAAGAAGAATATCAAGTAACTTTTGTTTGTGAACTCAATAATAACACGGTCGGTTATTTAAATCTTAGTTATCACAATGGAAACAATAAAAATGAACAAACTGCAATTATGCAAATCTTTATTAAGGAAACTTACAGAGGGAAAGGTCTTGGAGAAAAGCTAATCATTGAGGCAAAGAAATACTGTAAAAGAACAAAAAAGTTTAAAACAATTATTCTATCTGTTCTGAAAAGTAATCCAGCAAAAGGCTTGTATGAGAAAACCGGTTTTATCGTAAGTGAAGAAAAGGACGATGGCTATTGGATGCTTGTAAATACCTATTAA
- a CDS encoding PIN domain nuclease yields the protein MILVDSSVWIAYFNGRINWQTDLLDELLGNEPILIGDLILTDVLQGFRNDSDFRKAKEFLKALDFVALGGHSNAVAAAMNYRALRKKGITVRKTIDVLIGTYCIANDVYLLHDDQDFVPMEEQLGLQVVGPGAVH from the coding sequence ATGATCCTTGTTGATTCATCGGTTTGGATTGCCTATTTCAACGGTCGAATCAATTGGCAGACAGACCTGCTTGATGAACTGTTAGGGAACGAGCCAATCCTGATTGGTGATCTGATATTGACGGACGTTTTGCAGGGGTTCCGTAATGATAGTGATTTCAGAAAGGCAAAGGAATTTCTCAAGGCCCTTGATTTCGTTGCATTGGGCGGTCATTCCAATGCGGTTGCCGCGGCGATGAATTATCGGGCGCTGCGGAAGAAGGGGATTACGGTGAGGAAGACGATTGATGTGTTGATCGGTACGTACTGCATTGCAAATGATGTGTACCTGCTACATGATGATCAGGATTTTGTGCCTATGGAAGAGCAGCTGGGGTTGCAGGTTGTTGGGCCTGGGGCTGTTCATTGA
- a CDS encoding type II toxin-antitoxin system VapB family antitoxin: MRTNIVINDRLMNEALHLTNLHTKKAVVEEGLKLLVRMKKQQKIKSLRGKLRWEGDLDETRQDQ, from the coding sequence ATGAGAACAAATATCGTTATAAATGACCGATTAATGAATGAAGCTCTGCACTTAACGAATTTACACACCAAAAAGGCTGTTGTGGAAGAAGGCTTAAAATTATTGGTTCGGATGAAAAAGCAGCAGAAAATCAAATCGCTCCGTGGCAAGTTGCGCTGGGAAGGAGACCTGGATGAAACGAGGCAGGATCAATGA
- a CDS encoding type II toxin-antitoxin system VapC family toxin yields the protein MIVLLDTHIFLWWLFDDPKLPAGIKKSLQLIDNTVLVSSASVWEISTKFRLGKLPEAAAVAENVPVWIEKASFQALSVSPQHAQLAGSWKMAHRDPFDRMLAAQAKLEEIPLATVDKALSDFPIEIMRK from the coding sequence ATGATTGTCCTGCTGGATACCCATATTTTTCTCTGGTGGCTTTTTGACGATCCCAAGTTGCCTGCGGGAATCAAGAAAAGCTTGCAACTGATCGACAATACCGTGCTGGTCAGCTCCGCATCGGTCTGGGAAATAAGCACAAAATTTCGTCTGGGTAAATTACCCGAAGCAGCCGCTGTTGCCGAGAATGTCCCGGTATGGATTGAAAAAGCAAGTTTTCAGGCACTTTCTGTCAGTCCACAACATGCCCAACTTGCCGGATCCTGGAAGATGGCACATCGAGATCCCTTTGACCGGATGCTTGCTGCTCAGGCAAAGCTGGAAGAAATCCCGCTGGCGACTGTGGATAAGGCCCTGTCGGATTTCCCGATTGAGATCATGAGGAAATAA
- a CDS encoding virulence protein RhuM/Fic/DOC family protein, with protein MSFNQGELILYQTDDGQTGLDVQLKDETVWLTQAQMQELFGRERSVLTKHINNVFKEGELDKERVCAKFAHTAADGKTYQVSHYNLDVIISVGYRVKSKRGTQFRIWATTLLKQHLVQGYTLNQQRLAEKGVAEIHQVLDLLSSTLENHELVNDDGRFVLTLVKNYARTWRLLWQYDEDSLPVPRKGEKTGRVPEPEEVRKAIDSLRLDLLERGEATDIFGNERGQGLEGILGAVRQSFAGQDLYPTFEEKAAHLLYFVIKDHPFTDGNKRIGSFLFLLFLQLNRHCSKFDDKALVALTLLIASSAPEQKDVLIRLVVNLISETTAE; from the coding sequence ATGTCATTCAATCAAGGCGAATTAATCTTATACCAAACCGATGACGGTCAAACCGGGCTTGATGTCCAGCTGAAGGATGAGACGGTCTGGCTGACGCAGGCCCAAATGCAGGAACTGTTCGGTCGAGAGCGGTCAGTCCTGACCAAGCATATCAACAACGTGTTCAAGGAAGGTGAATTGGACAAAGAACGAGTATGTGCAAAATTTGCACATACTGCCGCAGATGGAAAAACGTATCAGGTGTCTCACTACAACCTCGACGTTATCATCTCGGTGGGTTACCGGGTAAAATCAAAACGCGGTACCCAGTTCCGTATCTGGGCCACCACTCTTCTGAAACAGCATCTGGTCCAGGGATACACCTTGAATCAGCAGAGGCTGGCGGAAAAAGGTGTTGCCGAGATTCATCAGGTGCTGGATTTGTTGAGTAGTACCTTGGAAAACCACGAATTGGTCAATGATGATGGCAGGTTTGTGCTTACCCTTGTTAAAAATTACGCCCGCACTTGGCGATTGCTCTGGCAATATGATGAAGATTCTTTACCCGTCCCCAGAAAAGGAGAGAAAACCGGTAGGGTACCAGAACCTGAGGAAGTGCGAAAAGCTATTGATTCGCTGCGCCTGGATCTGCTGGAACGAGGAGAGGCGACAGATATTTTTGGCAATGAGCGGGGTCAGGGCTTGGAGGGAATCCTCGGGGCTGTGCGGCAGAGTTTTGCCGGTCAGGATCTCTATCCGACTTTTGAGGAAAAGGCGGCCCATCTACTCTATTTTGTCATCAAAGATCATCCCTTTACAGATGGCAATAAACGGATTGGCTCATTTCTTTTTCTCCTGTTTTTACAGCTCAACCGGCATTGCTCGAAATTTGACGACAAGGCCCTGGTCGCCCTGACCCTGCTCATCGCCTCCAGCGCACCGGAACAGAAAGACGTGCTCATTCGTTTGGTGGTTAACCTGATCAGCGAAACAACGGCGGAATGA
- a CDS encoding ABC transporter permease: protein MFTMTAKIAWASLIRRRARSVLLVLMIAVSLWGLLFMEGIYDGMTEQMIGNAIRSDSGHISFFGKGYRLDPDLSRWIGNEKKLDALLADDARVKSYVKRLKQDGLVATAHYSRGAVLLGVDLEAEERHGRLGGYLHQGDFHFGTKGRGAIIGYKLAEKLQVRVGGKIIVSAQDSLHEVSSAALRISGILKTNNMALDENAVFLSKKQMRKLLAIENGAAQVAVLLHDEGQIAGLQQELHENFPELDVQRWDELYPALLQSRVMMEGFNLITNLLIFCVAALGIFGVMLVSVLERLREFGIMLAIGTRFSEICKIILAESFFMGFIGFGLGSLIGFSTLYYFKIYGLDLSIFSDAFEAFGMDAVTYAIIRPSYFVTALIAVTGATFLSILIPLRVLKKAKPIEAINTI, encoded by the coding sequence ATGTTTACAATGACAGCCAAAATCGCCTGGGCATCGCTCATTCGCCGCCGGGCCCGTTCGGTCCTGCTGGTGCTGATGATCGCGGTCAGCCTCTGGGGCCTGCTCTTCATGGAAGGAATTTATGACGGCATGACCGAGCAGATGATCGGCAATGCCATCCGCAGCGACAGCGGCCACATCTCTTTTTTCGGCAAAGGCTACCGGCTTGATCCTGACCTGTCCCGCTGGATCGGTAATGAAAAAAAGCTGGATGCGCTGCTTGCCGATGATGCACGGGTAAAAAGCTACGTGAAACGCCTCAAGCAGGACGGGCTGGTAGCGACCGCCCATTATTCACGCGGTGCGGTTCTGCTCGGTGTTGACCTAGAGGCGGAAGAGCGGCACGGTCGCCTCGGAGGATACTTGCACCAGGGGGATTTTCATTTCGGCACAAAAGGACGTGGCGCGATCATCGGCTATAAACTGGCTGAGAAGCTGCAAGTCCGGGTCGGCGGCAAGATCATTGTCTCGGCCCAGGATAGTTTGCACGAGGTTTCCTCAGCAGCACTCAGAATCAGCGGGATCCTCAAGACGAATAATATGGCACTGGATGAAAATGCCGTGTTTCTCAGCAAGAAGCAGATGCGTAAGCTGCTGGCCATTGAGAACGGCGCGGCCCAGGTCGCGGTTCTGCTCCATGATGAAGGGCAGATTGCCGGATTACAGCAGGAACTGCACGAAAATTTTCCGGAGCTGGATGTGCAACGCTGGGATGAACTCTACCCTGCCCTGCTCCAGTCCAGGGTCATGATGGAAGGGTTTAATCTGATCACCAATCTGCTGATTTTCTGCGTGGCCGCTCTGGGGATATTCGGGGTGATGCTGGTCTCAGTGCTGGAACGGTTACGGGAATTCGGGATCATGCTTGCTATAGGCACCCGTTTCAGCGAGATATGTAAGATTATCCTTGCCGAGTCCTTTTTCATGGGCTTCATCGGTTTCGGCCTGGGTTCCCTGATCGGGTTCAGCACCCTGTACTATTTTAAGATCTACGGTCTTGACCTCAGCATTTTCAGCGATGCCTTTGAAGCGTTCGGTATGGATGCGGTCACCTATGCGATTATCCGACCGAGTTATTTTGTAACCGCGCTGATTGCTGTGACCGGTGCCACATTTTTAAGTATATTGATCCCGTTGCGGGTCTTAAAGAAAGCAAAACCGATCGAAGCTATCAATACCATATGA
- a CDS encoding type II toxin-antitoxin system Phd/YefM family antitoxin has protein sequence METVNVHKAKTHLSRLLNRAHAGEEIIIAKAGVPYAKLVPVSPIKERKPGIAQGAVTDAFFEPLPDEELEGWEE, from the coding sequence ATGGAAACAGTCAATGTACATAAGGCGAAAACCCATTTATCCAGACTGCTGAACAGAGCCCATGCCGGGGAAGAGATCATTATCGCCAAGGCCGGTGTTCCCTATGCAAAGCTGGTTCCTGTTTCGCCGATAAAAGAAAGAAAACCAGGAATTGCGCAGGGAGCTGTGACAGATGCTTTTTTCGAGCCCTTACCTGATGAGGAATTGGAGGGCTGGGAAGAATGA
- a CDS encoding type II toxin-antitoxin system VapC family toxin yields the protein MYLLDTNTLIYFFKDIGNVAETLLSKSPKNISIPSIVLYELEVGIAKSNNPKKRKKQLEALTSRITVQSFTPREAEVAAMIRADLEKQGTPIGPYDTLIAGTALSVNATLVTNNTKEFQRVAGLSLEDWF from the coding sequence ATGTATCTCCTTGACACAAACACCTTGATTTACTTCTTCAAAGACATTGGCAACGTGGCTGAAACATTACTGTCCAAATCGCCCAAAAATATTTCTATTCCCTCAATCGTTCTCTATGAGCTTGAAGTAGGAATTGCAAAATCAAACAACCCCAAGAAAAGGAAAAAACAACTTGAAGCACTTACTTCAAGAATTACCGTTCAATCTTTTACCCCTCGTGAAGCTGAAGTGGCAGCAATGATTAGAGCCGATTTAGAGAAGCAGGGAACTCCTATAGGTCCATATGATACCCTTATTGCAGGAACGGCTTTGAGCGTAAACGCCACATTGGTCACTAACAACACAAAAGAATTTCAAAGAGTAGCTGGTTTGTCGTTAGAAGATTGGTTCTAA
- a CDS encoding outer membrane lipoprotein-sorting protein, whose translation MRPHRTGMMILLLTLLPITSFADEAAELIRKVEDNLNGKTATMTLTMVVKTKRAERTMKMQSWAIGKDKSFIKILYPGKDKGITFLKLDNSMWQYVPRIEKTIKIPASMMLQSWMGSDFSNDDLVRESSISEDYTVRLLGETDDAFTAELLPKDEAAVVWGKIIMEISKQYSLPTKVRYFDEEGTLIREMAYTEVKPFGERFYPTEWIMEPKEPEKEGHRTLIQISDAVFDDQVSESYFTKRALKRYSD comes from the coding sequence ATGAGACCGCATAGAACAGGAATGATGATATTACTCCTTACCTTGCTGCCCATAACCTCTTTTGCAGATGAGGCAGCAGAACTCATCAGAAAGGTTGAGGATAATCTGAACGGCAAAACAGCAACGATGACGCTCACCATGGTGGTCAAAACCAAGCGGGCCGAGCGAACCATGAAGATGCAGAGCTGGGCAATTGGCAAGGATAAATCCTTTATCAAAATCCTCTATCCAGGCAAGGATAAGGGTATCACCTTTTTGAAGCTTGATAATTCCATGTGGCAATATGTGCCCCGTATTGAAAAAACAATAAAAATCCCGGCCTCCATGATGCTGCAAAGTTGGATGGGCAGTGATTTCAGCAATGATGATCTGGTGCGGGAAAGCTCAATCAGTGAGGATTACACGGTAAGACTGCTGGGCGAGACGGATGATGCCTTCACGGCGGAGCTACTGCCCAAAGATGAGGCCGCCGTGGTCTGGGGAAAGATCATTATGGAGATCTCCAAACAGTACTCTCTGCCGACCAAGGTTCGCTATTTCGATGAAGAGGGAACCCTGATCCGTGAAATGGCCTACACCGAGGTCAAGCCCTTTGGTGAGCGTTTCTATCCGACCGAATGGATCATGGAGCCCAAAGAGCCGGAAAAAGAAGGTCACCGAACCCTTATTCAGATTTCAGACGCTGTTTTTGACGACCAAGTCAGCGAGTCCTATTTCACGAAACGGGCTTTAAAACGATATTCCGATTAA
- a CDS encoding Fic family protein, producing the protein MYIHEQPDWPHFTWNTEKILTLLTTVRNMQGQVVGRMGALGFELRNQANLEIITQDVLKSTEIEGELLNADQVRSSVARRLGLDISGLVHSDRNVDGVVEMMVDATENFNIPLDKGRLFGWHNALFPSGYSGMYKVLVGRWRDDSSGSMQVVSGPVGKEKVHFEAPAADLLETEMKRFLNWINERQPIDPVLKSAIGHLWFVTLHPFEDGNGRIARAISDMLLARSDNQSYRFYSMSAQIRKEREQYYDILERTQRGKIDITDWLEWFLQCLLHAIEASETVLEKILRKHSFWMRNAAKIKNERQKKLLNRLLDGFKGKLTTSKWAKIAKCSQDTATRDIQDLIDKEILYKLPGGGRSTGYDLIDNIEQL; encoded by the coding sequence ATGTACATCCACGAACAACCTGATTGGCCGCATTTCACATGGAATACAGAAAAAATTCTGACCCTGCTGACAACAGTGAGAAATATGCAGGGACAGGTTGTCGGCAGAATGGGAGCCTTGGGCTTTGAGCTGAGAAATCAGGCAAACCTTGAAATCATAACGCAGGACGTCCTGAAATCAACGGAAATAGAAGGTGAGCTGTTAAATGCGGATCAGGTACGGTCATCAGTGGCTCGCCGATTGGGGCTGGACATTTCAGGCTTGGTGCATTCCGACAGAAATGTGGACGGTGTGGTTGAAATGATGGTTGATGCCACGGAAAATTTCAACATTCCGCTGGATAAGGGGCGACTTTTCGGCTGGCATAATGCTCTGTTCCCGTCCGGCTACAGCGGAATGTATAAGGTGCTTGTCGGCAGATGGAGAGACGATTCTTCCGGATCAATGCAGGTTGTTTCCGGCCCTGTGGGGAAAGAAAAAGTACATTTTGAGGCTCCTGCCGCCGATCTGCTTGAAACAGAGATGAAACGTTTTCTCAACTGGATCAATGAGCGTCAACCTATTGATCCAGTGCTAAAATCCGCTATAGGCCATCTTTGGTTCGTCACCCTTCATCCGTTTGAAGACGGTAACGGTAGGATAGCCCGAGCAATCAGCGATATGCTGCTGGCCCGGTCTGATAATCAGTCGTATCGCTTCTACAGCATGTCCGCTCAAATAAGAAAAGAGAGGGAGCAGTATTATGACATTTTGGAACGAACACAACGAGGAAAAATCGATATCACTGATTGGCTGGAATGGTTTCTGCAATGCCTGCTGCATGCCATAGAGGCTTCCGAAACTGTTCTGGAAAAAATACTGCGCAAGCATAGCTTTTGGATGCGTAATGCTGCAAAGATAAAAAATGAACGGCAGAAAAAATTGCTCAACCGACTGCTTGACGGATTCAAGGGAAAACTGACAACCTCGAAATGGGCAAAGATCGCTAAATGCTCACAGGATACGGCAACCAGGGATATTCAGGATTTAATCGACAAAGAAATTCTGTATAAACTTCCGGGAGGCGGGCGTAGTACCGGATATGATCTAATTGATAACATTGAGCAATTATAA
- a CDS encoding CopG family transcriptional regulator — translation MGQVTIYLDNETENKLKKAAKSSHLSVSKWIAGIIKEKIMNEWPQDVVGLAGSWKDDFPTLEEIRSNIGHDSMREEL, via the coding sequence ATGGGCCAAGTAACCATTTACCTTGATAACGAAACTGAGAATAAGCTAAAAAAAGCTGCGAAATCAAGCCATCTATCCGTCAGCAAATGGATCGCTGGGATCATTAAAGAAAAAATTATGAATGAATGGCCTCAAGATGTTGTGGGATTGGCAGGGAGCTGGAAGGATGATTTTCCAACTCTTGAAGAAATTAGGTCAAATATCGGCCACGACAGCATGAGGGAAGAACTGTAA
- a CDS encoding N-acetyltransferase has translation MKIRKSTESERKEILNIHHQSFGKEKGPVIAKLVDDLLNDETAMPILSLVAVENNKLIGHILYTKAVVTQTEILIPAQILAPLSILPDKQKKGIGEKLINEGLRLLKASGTELVFVLGHPTYYPRCGFIPAGEQGFEAPYPIPEEHAGAWMIQELNGDALVKNSGKIQCSKVLNEPQHWRE, from the coding sequence TTGAAAATAAGAAAATCAACAGAATCAGAACGTAAAGAAATACTGAATATCCACCACCAATCATTTGGTAAAGAAAAAGGCCCTGTAATTGCCAAACTTGTCGATGATTTGCTGAATGATGAGACAGCAATGCCAATATTATCTTTAGTTGCCGTTGAGAACAACAAACTCATTGGTCATATCCTTTACACAAAAGCTGTGGTTACCCAAACAGAAATATTAATACCTGCTCAAATATTGGCTCCTTTGTCCATCCTGCCGGATAAACAAAAAAAAGGCATTGGAGAAAAACTCATTAACGAAGGGTTACGACTGCTTAAGGCATCAGGAACAGAGTTAGTGTTCGTTCTTGGACATCCAACCTATTACCCTCGTTGCGGTTTTATACCTGCTGGCGAACAAGGTTTTGAAGCACCTTATCCTATACCGGAAGAGCACGCAGGAGCATGGATGATTCAAGAATTAAATGGTGATGCCTTGGTAAAGAACTCAGGGAAGATTCAATGTTCAAAAGTTCTCAATGAGCCTCAGCACTGGCGAGAATAA